The following proteins are co-located in the Pirellulales bacterium genome:
- a CDS encoding class I SAM-dependent methyltransferase gives MGGFWERIGLLQFNFLKTAGLQPNDILLDVGCGALRGGIHFINYLDAGCYLGIDQNADLIQAGLTYELGKLQGQKTPEFVVSKDFEFSKFSKKPTFAIAQSLFTHLDTTDIAKCLTNLRAFVDHCQFYTTFHDGDPNKNPPQSVAKSRFYYPNSQLIAIGIAAGWSAQLIGNWNHPRGQVMMKFSV, from the coding sequence GTGGGCGGTTTTTGGGAACGCATTGGTTTACTCCAATTCAATTTTCTAAAAACCGCTGGGCTCCAACCGAATGACATTCTTTTGGATGTCGGCTGTGGAGCATTACGTGGTGGTATTCATTTTATCAACTACTTGGATGCCGGCTGTTATTTGGGCATCGACCAAAATGCAGACTTGATTCAAGCGGGTCTAACTTATGAGCTAGGAAAACTGCAGGGGCAGAAAACTCCCGAGTTTGTTGTCTCCAAAGATTTCGAGTTTAGCAAGTTCTCCAAGAAACCAACTTTTGCCATCGCCCAATCTTTGTTTACTCACCTAGATACAACCGACATCGCCAAGTGTTTAACCAATCTCCGTGCCTTCGTTGACCATTGCCAGTTTTACACGACGTTCCACGATGGAGATCCAAACAAAAATCCGCCGCAATCAGTTGCCAAATCCAGGTTTTACTATCCGAATTCGCAGTTGATAGCGATTGGTATCGCAGCGGGCTGGTCTGCACAATTGATCGGGAATTGGAATCATCCGCGCGGCCAAGTGATGATGAAATTTTCGGTATGA